The genomic window TTTATTTTACAGAACAGCTTGATGCTACGAGATCGACTTTCATGACGAAAAAAGCCAGACAATCCAAATCCTTTCAACGTGCTGCTGATGCACCAGATTTGCCATCAACTCCATTCAGGTTCATTTGCTATTTCATTAACCAGTTCCGCTGGTGGTATGTGGCAGCAGTGATCCTGGAGATAATACACGCAACCTGTGGGATTATGTTGCCTTATGCCATTGGTGAGATCATCCGGGGCGTAACGCGACGGGCGGGCGACAACAAGCCCATTTTTGATGCCATGAGGCAACCCCTGATGCTGTTCACCGCCTTGAGTGTGGGTGAAGTGGTATTCGGGCGATCGGCTGGACTCTTGCATACCATCCTCCATCCGATCCACAGACAGCACATCGTCCGATCGCTATATGCCTACTTGCAGCACCATTCGCATCGCTACATGAGCAGCAGTTTTTCCGGGGCATTGGCACATCGGATTAGCGAAACTTCTCTCGGTGTTACCCAGACGATGCAAATGATGATTACTGAATTTATGCCAGTAATCGTCGTGTATACTGTCGCCACAATGTTACTGTATCGCGCCTATCCTCCGCTTGCTGCACTCGTGGGAATATGGGCAGTTCTCTTCATCAGTATTTCGTTCTGGCTGGCAACTCGCTGCCGAATTTACTCCCAGAAAGCCGCAGCCGCAAGAAGTGAGACAACTGGCATCATTGTAGATGCAGTAACAAATATTACTAGTAGCCGACTGTTTGCTCGCTTGGGTTTTGAACGACGCTATTTGAATGAGCAATTAAGGCGCGAAATCAAAGAGGTAAGAGAGTCCAATTGGTACTCGGAGCGAATCCGCTGGTTTCAGTTCATCTCAGCAGCCATTCTGAAAATCAGCACCCTGTATTACTCGCTTTCCCTCTGGAGTCAAGGAGTGATCGCTACTGCTGACTTCGTTGTGGCAACCAGCCTGTCGCTGTTGATCATCAGTGAAGCCCGCAATTTGAGCCGCCGCTTTCTGGAATTTTTTGAACATATTGGTAATGTCGCCAATGGTGTCTTGATCATCGTTCAACCCCACGAGTTGATTGATCGCGATCGCGCGATCGCCCACTCAATCACCCAAGGTAAGATTGAGTTTCGGCGGGTGAATTTCAACTACTCGGATGAGAAGAAAGTTTTCCACAACCTTTCTGTTACCGTCTTAGCGGGACAGCGTATCGGACTAGTGGGCTTATCCGGCTCTGGAAAATCCACCTTTGTCAATTTGATTCTGCGTTTGTTCGACCCACAATCTGGACAGATTATCATTGATGGGGTCGATATTCGAGACATGACTCAAGATGCCTTACATGCTCAGATCAGCTTGATTCCTCAAGATCCGTCTCTGTTTCATCGCACTTTGCTAGAAAATATTCGTTACGGACGCTTGGATGCAACCGATGAAGAAGTGATCGAGGCCTCGCGAAAGGCTCATGCTCACGATTTCATCGCCCAAAGTAAGGATGGTTACGATTCTCTGGTGGGCGAACGTGGTGTCAAGTTGTCTGGAGGGCAGAGGCAGCGCATTGCGATCGCCCGGGTAATTCTCAAAGATGCGCCGATCCTGATATTGGATGAAGCCACCTCTAGTCTTGATTCAATCACCGAAAAAGCGATCCAAGATACCCTCGACTTAGCAATGAATGGGAAAACGGTGATCGTGGTGGCTCATCGGCTATCTACCATCGTCCATCTAGACCGGATTCTGGTGTTCGACAAAGGTCGCATTATCGAAGATGGTTCCCACGCCAAACTATTAGCACTCGGCGGCGCTTACCATAGGTTATGGAAAATGCAGGCGGGTGGATTTCTACCAGAAAATCTTGGCGAGGAACCCATACATCAGGTTCGCAGTGGCACAGATAATGTTCAAAAGGGAATGATCGCTTGACATTTGCCGCTACTTGAGGTTTATTTGCAAATTCAATTCAGGTATTGTGCGGGAAAGAGTCCACAAAACTAAAGTAATATAATTGAAGTAGGGTGTGTTATGCCGGAGGCTAACGCACCTAGAATTGTCAGATTTTCACGAATAGCTTATCAGTTTCAGCTTGTTGCTGTGTCATTAACCGCAATTCCTCTCGATCCATTGATCGCTACTATTGTTATTCTCTACATCCTCAAAATCGGCTTGAATGTCTATTGTAAGTATACCGATGCAGGTGACGGGGGAACTTTACCACCAGGGAAATAAAATACATATGCGATCGCTTCCTTAAGAGGAGCAACCCGAAAAAGTGAGATTATCGTGAAATGAGCAGGGGAGGCAGGGGGAGTAAAGATAAATTTTGAGGAATTTTTACGACTGGTATAGCCATCAATACACTTATTTATTTCTCTCCCCATCTCAAAACCCCAAAACGCGATCACACCTCCACAAACCCAAACGCAATTCCTACTGTAAGCTTTACAAAGTATAAGTAGAACGATGTGGAAAAACTAAACTATGTTAAAAAAAATTAAATAGACTCAAACCCTCTCCCCTCCTGCCTCCTGCCTCATCCCAACGATAAATATTCACACCGACCTACTTACATTTCCCCGACTCTTGAGTTGAGCCTACAATATAAAAAAGCAAGTTATCTGTAATCTCTATGGAAAAGCTCAATATTAAAGAAGAAGCTCGAAAGCTAATTGATAAATTACCTGCTAACTCAACATGGGATGACCTCATGTATGAGATTTATGTTAGGCAAGTTGTGGAAGCTGGACTTGCTGAGAGTCAAGCTGGTAAAGTAATTTCCGTACAGGAAGTTAGGGCAAAATTTGGACTACCAGAGTGAAAGTTTTTTGGACAGAAACAGCCATAGAAAACCTATCGGCAATTTATACTTACATTGCCCAGAATTCACCTTAGTACGCAACCAGGATTATTGACCGTATAACCAAACGTTCCCAGCAGCTTGCGAATTTTCCTCTATCTGGTCGAATTGTACCAGAGTTTGAAACCGAGCAAATTCGATAAGTCATCGAAGGTTCATATCGAATTATCTATTACATCAAACCAGAACAAATTGATGTACTTGCTGTTATACATGGGGCACAGGAAATTACACCAGTATAGAATAATCGTTAAAACAAATTGCTGCGTTAATGCCCTTCCAAACCAATCAAGCAACCGCGATCGCCTCCACAAACCCAAATGCGATCGCTCTCCCAAACCAATCAAGCAAACGCGATCGCCCTTCCCCACAAAACCCAAATGCGTAGACGCAACGCGGCTTGTCGTTAGACATCGCACATCGCCCAGATCCCTCTACTCCAGTAAACCCTCTAAATTCTCTCGCGTCACCGTAGCCATATATTCATCCTGATACTCAACATATATCTCCAACGCTGTCTGCAAATTAGCCCTAGCTTCCGCGTAATTTTCCTGCGCTTGTGCAAACAATCCTAATTGTCCGTAAGTCCTAGCACTCGAATAGCGATCGCCTAATTTGATATTGATTTCCAGGGCTTGTTGATAATAATCCCGTGCCTGGTCGTATTCCCGCAACTCTTGGGCAACGATTCCCAAGTGGTGGTAAGTACTAGCACAGGAATAGCGATCGCCAAATTCGATATATATTTCCAGGGCTTGTTGATAATAATCCCGTGCCTGGTCGTATTCCCGCAACTCTTGGGCAACGATTCCCAAGTGGTGGTAAGTACTAGCACAGGAATAGCGATCGCCAAATTCGATATATATTTCCAGGGCTTGTTGATAATAATCCCGTGCCTGGTCGTATTCCCGCAACTCTTGGGCAACGATTCCCAAGTGGTGGTAAGTACTAGCACAGGAATAGCGATCGCAAACCGTCTCCATAAGAATCGCTTGGCACGGATAGCATTAATTCTCGCTAATTACTGCTGTAAGTCAATCTGGTAGAGAAACAGGAAGTGCGATCGCTTTAAAAGAAAGATCAGTGATTGCGATACACAAACTTAATAGTTGAGTTGATTAACTTGCATGACAGAGCTAGATTAGTGTCTTAGCTTCTTAAAGAACTAAATTAAATCATCTAGTTAGTCTTTATATCTAGTCAAAATCTTCAACCCGAAAATATGCTATCGAAAGTTCAAGAAATTAAGCGAGCAGTTCAGTCTGCTTTAAAAGTTCCGGAGCAGTTGTTTTACCAAGCCGAAAAGCAAGCTCAACAAGGTGAATACCAAGCTGCACTTGATTCACTGGATCTGGCTCTCGATCTTAGACCCAGAGATTCCAAGTTTTGGTATCATAAAGGGAAAATACTGGCTTATAATCTCAAAAATTCGCAAAAAGCGCTCCAAGCCTTTGATAATGCACTAACCTTTGTTACTGACAAAAATTTCCGCAAACAAGTTTTAAATGGTCGCGGCAATGTATTAAAAGATTTATGGTGTAATGAGGATGCAGCTGCTGCTTATCAGAAAGCGCTAAAGATAGACCCCAGCTATTGGCAGGCTCGTAAAGGGTGGGGATGGCTACTATTTAGTCGCTTTCATGAATACTTGATCACTCTGGCAAAACTGGACGAAGGGTTGCCGCTATCTCAAGCTCAACTAAAGGATTCGCGTCGAGGTGTACGTAATTATCATAAAGAAGGTTGCGGACAACTCCATCGCGCTAAAGGAAAAATTCACTACAAACATGGGTTACACCAGTCAGATCCCTTACCGTATTGGGAGAACGCTCAGAGAAGTTATCAAGAAGCTTTACGGTTTATCAATGCTCAAACGAAAGAATATTTGGAGGTAATTGAGGATCTAATTCAAGTCTTTTTAGCTTTGAGAAAAATTAAGGAAGCAGAACATTTGCAAAGAGAAGGCTTAGATTTATTGAACCGTCTGTCAGCGCAGGCTCAAAGCTTTCGAGAAAAAAGAATGCTTGCTCTTAAATTTACAGGTTTCAATCAGTTAACTGTAGATATTTGGGTGAGGAATGGGAAAGTTTTAGAAGGTTGGCAAACAGCAGAAGAAGGAAAAAATGTTTGTTTGAAGTGGTTGTTATGGCAACAGGATTTGTTAATCCCTACCTATCAAACAACTCAGCAGCTTCTTGATACTTCAACAGCAGTAATTTATTGGCATCTCAGTCCTGCTGCACTTACAACTTTTGTTTTAAAGTTTAATACCCTAGCTCCTGTCTTGATTAACCCAAGCCCATCTACCAACCATAGCAAAATACCAAAATCTCTAAAACGCTTACTGGAATTTGAAACGTGGGTCAGCGACTGGGATCGACTATATGCAAACTACCGAGACAAGGGAAAAGAACGGATTGTAGACCAGCAGAACTATCCTTGGCGAACCAGTATGAAAACTACTTTGGAGGAACTCAAACGCATTCTGGATATTCCTACAATTGAAGCTGAACTTACAGGTGTAAACAATCTGATTTTAATTCCTCACCGGGATTTACACCGTTTTCCCCTCCATGCTCTGTTTGATGAGCGTTTCACTATTACTTATCTGCCTAGTGTTCAAGTTGGATTAAATATGCAAAATCAAGATCCGATGGAGGGATGGCATACAAAACCGCTACTAAATGTAGATGACCCTACAATTGACGGGATTGCTCCAATGCCCTATGCTCAACTGGAATCCGCAATAGTTCGGCAACTGTTTGCCAACTCCACTGCCATTGTTCAAAACCAAGCCACCAAAGCTAGTGTCATTGAGAAATTAAATAACGATTATCGTGTATTTCATTTTACTGGACACGGAGAGTACAACAGCGATCAGCCGGAAAACTCTCGGCTTGGTTTGACAAATGACGATTGTCTGACTGCAAAGGAAATTAGCCAGTTCAATCTTGAGTCCTATGATTTAGTGACAATTGCTGCTTGTGAAACGGCTTTGACTGGAAACCAAACTATCACAACTGAATATGTCGGGCTGGTTAGTGCTTTCCTGCGGGCTAAAGTTACTTACGAGCCGTGAAGCGTAAAGCCCCCGCGCTTTAGCTGGGGGATACAAGCGAATGTGCCAAATTTATTTGGCTTTAAAAACAATTTGTCTGTTTTTAATATAAAATAGATATATGCTAAACCTAACTTATATCTATCGCCTAAAACTAAATCAACAACAGTCCCAAACCTATGAAGCGTGGCTAGAAACATCTCGTAGGGTTTGGAATTTTGGCTTAGGAGCACGGAAAGATTGGTATAACTCAAGGTCATGCAGAATTGATGCTTGCAGTCTAAAAAGTGAGTATATCATTCCTGCTGATGCATCTAGGCCTTCGTTTGCATCTCAATGCAAAGCCTTAACTCAAGCCAGGAAAAGTAATCCTAATCTAAGTGCGGCACATTCTCAAATGTTGCAGCAAGTGTTAAGGCGGCTAGAGAAAGCATTTATCGGAATGTGGGAATCAGGAAGAGGTTTTCCCCGATTCAAAAAAAAAGGGAGAATGCGCTCTTTATTGTTTCCACAATTAGGGGTTAATCCAATCCTTGGAAGTAAAGTTAAACTTCCTGGTGTTGGATGGGTGAAAATGCGACTATCCCGACCTATTCCAGATGGGTTTGTGGCTCATCATGCCCAAGTGGTGAAGAAAGCTTCGGGATGGTATGTAATGCTCACACTGCAAGCTAACGTTGATGTTCCAAGTTTTGCGCCACATGGACAACCTATTGGTATTGACTTGGGGCTAAAAACTTTCTTAGCTACATCCACCGGTGAACAAA from Nostoc sp. UHCC 0926 includes these protein-coding regions:
- a CDS encoding ABC transporter ATP-binding protein, with product MTKKARQSKSFQRAADAPDLPSTPFRFICYFINQFRWWYVAAVILEIIHATCGIMLPYAIGEIIRGVTRRAGDNKPIFDAMRQPLMLFTALSVGEVVFGRSAGLLHTILHPIHRQHIVRSLYAYLQHHSHRYMSSSFSGALAHRISETSLGVTQTMQMMITEFMPVIVVYTVATMLLYRAYPPLAALVGIWAVLFISISFWLATRCRIYSQKAAAARSETTGIIVDAVTNITSSRLFARLGFERRYLNEQLRREIKEVRESNWYSERIRWFQFISAAILKISTLYYSLSLWSQGVIATADFVVATSLSLLIISEARNLSRRFLEFFEHIGNVANGVLIIVQPHELIDRDRAIAHSITQGKIEFRRVNFNYSDEKKVFHNLSVTVLAGQRIGLVGLSGSGKSTFVNLILRLFDPQSGQIIIDGVDIRDMTQDALHAQISLIPQDPSLFHRTLLENIRYGRLDATDEEVIEASRKAHAHDFIAQSKDGYDSLVGERGVKLSGGQRQRIAIARVILKDAPILILDEATSSLDSITEKAIQDTLDLAMNGKTVIVVAHRLSTIVHLDRILVFDKGRIIEDGSHAKLLALGGAYHRLWKMQAGGFLPENLGEEPIHQVRSGTDNVQKGMIA
- a CDS encoding tetratricopeptide repeat protein, translating into METVCDRYSCASTYHHLGIVAQELREYDQARDYYQQALEIYIEFGDRYSCASTYHHLGIVAQELREYDQARDYYQQALEIYIEFGDRYSCASTYHHLGIVAQELREYDQARDYYQQALEINIKLGDRYSSARTYGQLGLFAQAQENYAEARANLQTALEIYVEYQDEYMATVTRENLEGLLE
- a CDS encoding CHAT domain-containing protein — translated: MLSKVQEIKRAVQSALKVPEQLFYQAEKQAQQGEYQAALDSLDLALDLRPRDSKFWYHKGKILAYNLKNSQKALQAFDNALTFVTDKNFRKQVLNGRGNVLKDLWCNEDAAAAYQKALKIDPSYWQARKGWGWLLFSRFHEYLITLAKLDEGLPLSQAQLKDSRRGVRNYHKEGCGQLHRAKGKIHYKHGLHQSDPLPYWENAQRSYQEALRFINAQTKEYLEVIEDLIQVFLALRKIKEAEHLQREGLDLLNRLSAQAQSFREKRMLALKFTGFNQLTVDIWVRNGKVLEGWQTAEEGKNVCLKWLLWQQDLLIPTYQTTQQLLDTSTAVIYWHLSPAALTTFVLKFNTLAPVLINPSPSTNHSKIPKSLKRLLEFETWVSDWDRLYANYRDKGKERIVDQQNYPWRTSMKTTLEELKRILDIPTIEAELTGVNNLILIPHRDLHRFPLHALFDERFTITYLPSVQVGLNMQNQDPMEGWHTKPLLNVDDPTIDGIAPMPYAQLESAIVRQLFANSTAIVQNQATKASVIEKLNNDYRVFHFTGHGEYNSDQPENSRLGLTNDDCLTAKEISQFNLESYDLVTIAACETALTGNQTITTEYVGLVSAFLRAKVTYEP
- a CDS encoding RNA-guided endonuclease InsQ/TnpB family protein encodes the protein MLNLTYIYRLKLNQQQSQTYEAWLETSRRVWNFGLGARKDWYNSRSCRIDACSLKSEYIIPADASRPSFASQCKALTQARKSNPNLSAAHSQMLQQVLRRLEKAFIGMWESGRGFPRFKKKGRMRSLLFPQLGVNPILGSKVKLPGVGWVKMRLSRPIPDGFVAHHAQVVKKASGWYVMLTLQANVDVPSFAPHGQPIGIDLGLKTFLATSTGEQIARPRFFVVLQRKLKLLQQRVSHKKLGSNNWRKAQQRGSRIHEYIHNTRKDFHFKLAHHLCDQNGMIFAEDLNFKAWAKGMFSKHTLDAGFGEFLSILEWVCWKRGVYFAKVNPNRTSQTCPNCNHHTGKKDLSERIHHCGECGFQTDRDVAAAMVVMQRGLAAVGHTVKMLGEGLSNSSLLTQESPVL